Proteins encoded by one window of Porphyromonas vaginalis:
- a CDS encoding di-heme oxidoredictase family protein, with product MKHLTTQLALLALILASLPACQRECGSDTPQTLSEEYYSGGKLGTTFNNTSSCFEQPTEAIALAGLDANFKQGERRFETAHAAGDVPGLTFTGLGPLYHRTSCEACHPGYGHGRRVTRYNSEQMGNGCLIIVTDKEGNIATSLGLVPMTAALPPFKPMIDEKKMTIDWLPYTDEWGNKFDDGETYDLIYPEVHLPAEALYSPLEVNGKPYPIDQAVVTLESTIGIYGTGLLDAISDEDIRQQYIKEAPHTPLNPAIWAGNDFAPTGVDAAGHPMRFDYACDFTKLSANVSLWEVTNIITPMFRKFYIPEAYARTASKDPEVQAQFYKYFPERKKSGNVEKDIYDFFTATDLPVEMDAQACYDLMVWIRGLAVPAARDIDAPDVQRGKQLFTEIGCATCHRPSWTTGDDVVVDVYGLTEGGKKAMPRYPKQKIWPYTDLIQHKLHMQNDIRTGWCRTTPLWGRGLSQKASGHQDRLHDCRARNVIEAIMWHGAKNSDARFTVEKFRKLNRKDREAVVKFINAV from the coding sequence ATGAAGCACTTAACTACACAGCTAGCTCTACTAGCACTCATCCTTGCTAGCTTACCAGCTTGTCAGCGGGAGTGTGGTAGCGACACGCCTCAGACGCTCAGCGAGGAGTACTACAGTGGAGGTAAGCTCGGCACTACTTTCAACAACACCTCCTCCTGCTTCGAGCAGCCCACGGAGGCTATCGCTCTGGCTGGGCTAGATGCCAACTTCAAGCAAGGCGAGCGTCGCTTTGAGACGGCGCACGCTGCTGGCGATGTACCTGGTCTCACCTTTACGGGGTTGGGACCTCTATATCATCGCACTTCGTGTGAGGCTTGTCACCCCGGCTATGGACATGGTAGGCGCGTCACACGCTACAATAGTGAGCAGATGGGCAATGGCTGCCTCATCATCGTTACGGACAAAGAGGGTAATATAGCTACTTCGCTCGGCTTAGTGCCTATGACAGCTGCACTACCTCCCTTCAAGCCGATGATCGACGAAAAGAAGATGACTATCGACTGGCTCCCCTACACGGACGAGTGGGGCAATAAGTTTGACGATGGCGAGACCTACGACCTCATCTATCCTGAGGTACACCTGCCCGCAGAGGCGCTCTACTCCCCTTTGGAGGTGAATGGTAAGCCCTATCCAATAGATCAGGCGGTCGTCACGCTTGAGTCTACCATCGGCATCTACGGCACGGGTCTACTCGATGCGATCAGCGATGAGGATATACGTCAGCAGTATATCAAGGAGGCTCCGCATACCCCGCTCAATCCCGCCATTTGGGCAGGCAACGACTTCGCCCCCACGGGGGTAGACGCGGCAGGGCACCCGATGCGCTTTGACTATGCGTGTGACTTTACCAAGCTCTCTGCCAATGTGAGCCTATGGGAGGTAACCAACATCATCACGCCGATGTTTCGTAAGTTCTACATACCTGAGGCTTACGCACGGACGGCAAGCAAAGACCCCGAGGTGCAGGCACAGTTTTACAAATACTTCCCAGAGCGCAAGAAGTCAGGCAATGTGGAGAAGGATATTTACGACTTCTTTACAGCTACAGACCTGCCCGTCGAGATGGACGCACAGGCTTGCTACGATCTGATGGTGTGGATACGTGGTCTTGCGGTGCCAGCTGCGAGAGATATCGACGCACCCGATGTGCAGCGTGGTAAGCAGCTCTTCACCGAGATAGGCTGTGCCACTTGCCACCGTCCCTCTTGGACTACGGGCGACGATGTCGTCGTGGATGTGTATGGACTGACCGAGGGTGGCAAGAAGGCTATGCCACGCTATCCTAAGCAAAAGATCTGGCCTTACACCGACCTAATCCAGCATAAGCTCCACATGCAAAACGATATCCGCACAGGTTGGTGCCGTACCACTCCGCTCTGGGGACGTGGTCTGAGCCAGAAGGCTTCAGGTCACCAGGATCGTCTGCACGACTGCCGAGCACGCAATGTGATCG